One genomic window of Bacteroidales bacterium includes the following:
- a CDS encoding patatin-like phospholipase family protein, whose product MSDPKTLSNLKVNLFQNIALTISGGGYRASAFGLGVLSYLNHTPFQEKPLLESVKGLSTVSGGTLTGATYALYMAKGNKFPDFYKDFYHILDEDIILKTAFDKFSADEVWKTSHKRRSLINAFALAYEEILTNGAFREIKNGDKSHLEDICFNATDLSFGLAFRFQTTGDFGNYRLKNRILDPLIGEIKIADAIAASSCFPLGFEPIVFPDDFFSHSSSLYTNLKMEPNFIHGVGLMDGGIVDNQGIGSIMKADARRKKSRKTFDLIMVCDVGSYFMDPWKASSNADVFQNKPISLKKIFTRTRKSINQLKLLYVTLFIGLIILITGFQTIQSKWAWIAIGAVGFAWLCSTLIMIFSRKLKQVIIENLLRIGKMVPGFLKPKLTIFYDLQLSLMKIMLEERYTSAVTMINDIFLKQIRRLNYDLFYKDENLQNRRITSLIYQLTKEQFLKGESDEIRKEEKEDFIENPGEKIFSSAKIAREMGTTLWFTEKDKEVSRLKNLVSCGQFTSCYNLLKYCIELKKSGSAVDNALLDQMIGVFHSDWIKFINDPFWLHDETKISQGT is encoded by the coding sequence ATGTCAGATCCTAAGACCTTGTCTAACCTTAAGGTGAATCTTTTTCAGAATATAGCTCTTACCATAAGTGGTGGAGGTTATCGTGCATCAGCTTTTGGCTTAGGTGTTTTATCCTATCTAAATCATACACCGTTTCAAGAGAAACCTTTGCTTGAATCTGTAAAAGGACTCAGTACAGTAAGTGGTGGCACACTTACTGGAGCTACCTATGCGCTTTACATGGCGAAAGGAAATAAGTTTCCTGATTTTTACAAAGATTTTTACCATATCCTTGATGAAGATATAATCTTAAAAACTGCATTTGATAAATTTAGTGCTGATGAGGTTTGGAAGACTTCACATAAGAGAAGGTCACTTATTAATGCATTTGCGCTGGCCTATGAGGAGATTCTTACAAATGGAGCTTTTAGAGAAATTAAGAATGGGGATAAATCACATCTGGAGGACATTTGTTTTAATGCAACTGATTTATCCTTTGGATTGGCATTTCGTTTTCAAACAACAGGGGATTTTGGAAACTATAGGCTTAAAAATAGAATTTTGGACCCACTAATAGGTGAAATAAAAATTGCTGATGCAATTGCGGCCTCATCATGCTTTCCTCTTGGATTTGAGCCAATAGTATTTCCTGATGACTTTTTCAGTCATTCCTCCTCATTATACACTAACCTTAAAATGGAACCTAATTTTATACACGGTGTGGGGCTAATGGACGGAGGCATTGTTGATAATCAAGGCATAGGTAGTATAATGAAAGCCGATGCGAGAAGGAAAAAAAGCAGGAAAACATTCGACCTGATAATGGTTTGTGATGTGGGTAGTTACTTTATGGATCCTTGGAAAGCCTCATCGAATGCTGATGTTTTTCAAAATAAACCGATTAGTCTGAAAAAAATCTTCACAAGAACCAGGAAAAGTATTAATCAGCTCAAATTGCTTTACGTTACCTTGTTTATTGGTTTAATCATTTTAATAACAGGATTTCAAACCATTCAAAGTAAATGGGCATGGATTGCGATCGGCGCTGTTGGTTTTGCCTGGTTATGTTCGACGTTGATAATGATATTTTCCAGGAAGTTAAAGCAAGTGATTATAGAAAATTTGTTGCGGATTGGCAAAATGGTTCCCGGATTTCTCAAACCAAAACTGACCATTTTTTATGACCTGCAACTATCACTGATGAAGATTATGCTTGAAGAACGCTATACTTCTGCTGTTACTATGATTAATGATATTTTTCTGAAGCAAATCAGGCGGCTCAATTATGATTTATTCTATAAGGATGAAAATTTACAGAATCGTAGAATAACATCGCTTATATACCAACTTACCAAGGAGCAGTTCCTGAAAGGGGAATCAGATGAAATCCGCAAGGAAGAAAAAGAAGATTTCATTGAAAATCCGGGCGAAAAAATATTTTCATCCGCGAAAATTGCTAGGGAAATGGGGACAACGCTTTGGTTTACTGAAAAGGACAAAGAAGTATCAAGACTGAAAAATCTTGTGTCATGCGGACAATTCACTTCTTGTTATAACCTATTAAAGTATTGCATCGAATTAAAGAAATCCGGTTCCGCTGTTGATAATGCTTTACTTGATCAAATGATCGGTGTTTTTCACTCGGACTGGATAAAGTTTATAAATGACCCATTTTGGTTACATGATGAAACCAAAATCTCACAAGGAACATGA
- a CDS encoding helix-turn-helix domain-containing protein, which translates to MKKQIDFNSLPQAIADLYEKVENIEKLIIKLSEKLDKPVKKPAKAKPNVLTEEKVTVIKTPSPSGMDEDSLTVEQASAFLQMTRMNIYAHVKLSKIPHWKNGRRLVFSKIELEEWMKKKRKTDANNTKDAITFRDAVKLTGLKPSKLQYEIKKRKVPVIAKQGNLLYYSKRALTKALTSE; encoded by the coding sequence ATGAAAAAGCAAATAGATTTTAATTCCCTTCCCCAGGCTATCGCTGATCTTTATGAAAAGGTTGAAAATATTGAAAAGCTGATTATTAAGTTAAGTGAGAAATTAGATAAGCCGGTTAAAAAGCCAGCAAAAGCAAAGCCCAATGTTCTTACTGAGGAAAAGGTCACTGTCATAAAAACACCTTCACCTTCTGGTATGGATGAAGATAGTCTGACTGTCGAACAAGCCAGTGCCTTTTTGCAAATGACCAGGATGAATATTTACGCCCATGTTAAACTATCGAAAATTCCTCATTGGAAAAATGGCAGAAGACTGGTCTTCTCCAAGATCGAACTGGAGGAGTGGATGAAAAAGAAGAGAAAGACGGATGCAAATAATACTAAAGACGCGATTACATTCCGGGATGCTGTAAAGCTTACCGGATTGAAGCCATCTAAGCTGCAATATGAAATAAAGAAAAGGAAAGTGCCGGTTATCGCGAAACAAGGAAATCTTCTGTACTACTCAAAACGGGCATTAACTAAGGCATTGACTTCAGAGTGA
- a CDS encoding choice-of-anchor tandem repeat GloVer-containing protein, protein MKNRKRIIASLKTSGMLKCIFGVGFALFTVLANGQYSKLIDFTGPNGAGPAGSPIMVDSFIYGTTTAGGLNQAGLIFRYNINSDSYEKLHEFNNSDGCSPNSALVMKDGALFGVALWGGVSEGDSGNIFKINLDGTGFKIIHQFNSINGSSPQWCTPVIDGNTLYGLTTSGGSFSAGVLYSIDTNGTGYHVLHNFDYEKGCNPWGPLMMLGDTLYGITTAGNTKGNGSIFRINKNGNGYSVLHEFESEYAAEPGPITLHGRTIYGTTIFTLYQIGVDGKNYKEVLDLNKVNGYNPYACSLIVEDTVIYGATMFGGMGLSNGVVFRVDTSGGNDHMLFYFNGNNGAFPVGSMLLDNNILYGITSQGGSNDKGVLYKWTLCRDTVITVEKNMSINGEFQLPDGTIAHNSGTYVSNLSSLYGCDSTIITHIALLNCKDTTAVEDIAIADNATYELPDGVIVNHAGTYTSNLRSILGCDSTIVTHLTLLGCSDTTIINNVELTTNEEYTLPDGSIVNEPGTYINSYQRVSGCDSIFVTNITRLNCNHSTLRIDTLIIGNTSYTLPDGEIVWSPGTYVDTLYNTSGCYCIITTNLGIVTAVTDHKESKFSIYPVPASEYVVIQTDLRDYKVSVMHLTGKILMTREFNGNENTLAIGNLNEGLYFLEISYPGGNETLKMYRINK, encoded by the coding sequence ATGAAAAACAGAAAAAGAATAATCGCTAGTTTAAAAACTTCTGGCATGCTGAAGTGCATATTTGGTGTTGGATTTGCTCTTTTTACTGTTCTTGCAAATGGCCAGTATTCTAAATTAATTGATTTTACAGGACCAAATGGAGCAGGTCCCGCAGGTTCACCAATTATGGTCGATTCCTTTATTTATGGTACCACTACCGCCGGAGGACTAAATCAGGCTGGCCTAATATTCAGATACAATATCAATTCTGACTCATATGAAAAGCTTCATGAATTTAATAATTCTGACGGGTGTAGTCCAAACAGTGCATTAGTCATGAAGGATGGTGCTTTATTCGGAGTTGCATTATGGGGCGGTGTATCCGAAGGTGACAGCGGTAATATCTTTAAAATAAACCTTGATGGAACGGGATTTAAAATAATACATCAGTTCAATAGTATCAATGGTTCATCTCCTCAATGGTGTACGCCGGTTATAGATGGAAATACACTTTATGGCTTAACTACCAGTGGAGGTAGTTTTAGTGCAGGAGTATTATATAGCATTGACACCAATGGCACTGGGTATCATGTATTACACAATTTTGATTACGAAAAGGGCTGCAATCCATGGGGCCCTTTAATGATGCTTGGTGATACGCTTTATGGAATAACAACTGCTGGTAACACGAAGGGAAACGGTTCAATATTCAGGATAAATAAAAATGGTAATGGTTATTCTGTTTTGCATGAGTTTGAATCCGAATATGCCGCCGAACCAGGTCCGATAACTTTGCATGGAAGAACTATATACGGTACGACGATTTTTACACTATATCAAATTGGAGTAGATGGCAAGAACTATAAAGAAGTATTGGACCTGAATAAGGTAAACGGCTATAATCCTTATGCTTGTTCACTAATTGTTGAAGATACCGTCATTTATGGAGCAACAATGTTTGGTGGCATGGGTTTGTCAAACGGAGTAGTGTTCAGGGTCGATACAAGCGGGGGAAATGATCACATGTTATTTTACTTTAATGGCAATAATGGAGCATTTCCCGTTGGATCAATGCTGTTGGATAATAATATATTGTATGGTATTACTTCTCAAGGTGGAAGTAATGACAAGGGAGTTTTATATAAATGGACCCTTTGCCGGGATACCGTAATTACAGTAGAAAAAAATATGTCAATTAATGGCGAATTTCAGTTACCAGATGGAACTATTGCCCATAATTCTGGAACCTATGTCAGTAACCTTTCCAGTTTGTATGGTTGTGACAGTACCATTATTACTCATATTGCGTTGCTGAACTGCAAGGACACAACTGCTGTTGAAGATATTGCCATAGCTGACAATGCGACATATGAACTGCCGGATGGGGTAATAGTTAATCATGCGGGGACTTATACCAGCAATCTGCGAAGCATACTTGGATGTGATAGCACAATTGTTACTCACCTTACATTACTTGGCTGCTCTGATACTACAATTATTAATAATGTTGAACTGACCACAAATGAGGAATATACTTTACCTGACGGATCTATTGTGAATGAACCAGGCACATATATCAACAGCTATCAAAGAGTTTCAGGATGTGACAGCATTTTTGTCACAAACATTACTCGTTTAAACTGCAATCATTCCACTCTGCGTATTGATACTTTAATTATCGGAAATACCTCCTATACTTTGCCTGACGGTGAAATAGTATGGTCACCCGGCACTTATGTTGATACCCTTTATAATACAAGTGGATGTTATTGTATTATCACTACCAATCTAGGTATCGTAACCGCTGTAACAGATCATAAGGAAAGTAAATTTTCCATATATCCCGTTCCTGCATCTGAATACGTTGTTATTCAAACGGATTTAAGGGATTATAAAGTTTCAGTTATGCACTTGACCGGTAAAATTTTAATGACCAGAGAATTTAATGGCAATGAAAATACCCTGGCGATAGGCAATCTTAATGAAGGATTATATTTTCTGGAGATTTCCTATCCTGGCGGAAATGAAACACTTAAAATGTATAGAATCAATAAGTAA
- a CDS encoding DNA/RNA non-specific endonuclease — protein MLVSAKQLRKETNVSQEKRKPFEVTVLKEPIVSGAIIGESENLKHRRDMISAVGFEPTDFAFERAIGNNDSLYSNFAELIALTKRKVGRIVQKEDNKITGYATGFMVSKSLMLTNWHVFKNKGIAEESEVHFFYEYDMQGHPLSPVIFSFDTTQFFNNEDLDYCFVAVKPFDVSGRVSLQDIGYLFLDGTLGKIGDKDVECLNIIHHPQGDYKQISIRENTFVDIDETKIMYKTDTAPGSSGSPVFNDQWQVVGLHHKSIAKMSSDGQNYLDKNDLIIPIIDDKIDVTRIVWEKNEGIRISVILKHIFSKNPGNASLKTLTVPPLYENLEFVISNSSSSKSKTDKIILNDSSKNLVVSIPTAALDSERSIELSLSSKLITKGPIIKDTVEVNKTDDLLLEVAKAEKENAVDFSKCRGYDSNFLGVAIPLPQPKNKILKQIAMLKDKTIELKYFNYSIIFNAVFKMPLISAVNVEGDASKRLDDSKRNDDWLRDNRIDIECQLFDKFYSKSNFDKGHMSRFEDANWGDTKSDALRNGIHTCFYTNACPQVVALNRAAGIWGKLEKAVLEKGITKEAGKQAKMTVFNGPIFNEEKDRIFKGVVIPIEFYKVIVWLDDNNKPKATAFKLSQEMLVDPIKFDESMRVEQEALDIDKDVKFKNFQCSIKMLSRLTNIDFKALEKFDTFKTQDGSEEFVIESTDKLVIS, from the coding sequence ATGTTAGTCTCTGCAAAACAATTAAGAAAGGAAACTAATGTTTCACAAGAAAAAAGAAAACCATTTGAAGTGACTGTTTTAAAAGAACCAATTGTATCAGGTGCTATTATTGGAGAATCAGAGAACTTAAAACATCGAAGGGATATGATTTCTGCAGTTGGCTTTGAACCAACAGATTTTGCATTTGAACGGGCAATTGGAAACAATGATTCTCTATATAGCAACTTTGCTGAATTAATTGCACTGACGAAGAGAAAGGTCGGAAGGATTGTACAAAAGGAAGACAATAAAATAACCGGCTATGCTACTGGTTTTATGGTATCAAAAAGTTTAATGCTTACTAATTGGCATGTATTTAAAAATAAAGGAATAGCCGAAGAAAGTGAGGTTCATTTCTTCTACGAGTATGACATGCAAGGGCACCCCTTATCACCTGTTATCTTTTCATTCGACACTACTCAGTTTTTTAATAACGAGGATCTAGATTACTGTTTTGTTGCAGTCAAACCTTTTGATGTTAGCGGCCGAGTCTCCCTTCAAGATATTGGCTATTTATTTCTTGATGGTACATTAGGTAAAATCGGTGATAAAGATGTAGAGTGCTTAAACATAATACATCACCCCCAAGGGGACTATAAACAAATCTCAATTCGGGAAAATACATTTGTAGATATTGACGAGACAAAAATAATGTACAAAACCGATACTGCTCCAGGTAGTAGCGGAAGTCCTGTATTCAATGATCAATGGCAGGTCGTAGGTCTTCATCATAAAAGTATTGCCAAGATGAGTTCAGATGGTCAGAACTACCTGGATAAAAATGATTTAATCATTCCAATTATTGATGATAAAATTGATGTTACAAGAATTGTCTGGGAAAAGAATGAAGGCATTCGTATAAGTGTCATATTAAAGCACATATTTAGTAAAAATCCAGGTAATGCCTCATTAAAGACTTTAACGGTTCCTCCATTGTATGAAAATTTAGAGTTTGTTATTAGTAATTCATCATCCTCAAAATCAAAAACTGACAAGATAATTTTAAACGATTCATCCAAAAATTTAGTTGTTAGTATTCCTACGGCGGCGTTAGACAGTGAAAGATCTATAGAGTTAAGTTTATCTAGTAAGTTAATAACCAAAGGACCTATAATAAAAGATACTGTAGAAGTAAACAAAACTGACGATTTACTTTTGGAAGTAGCTAAAGCCGAGAAAGAGAATGCTGTAGATTTCAGCAAATGCAGAGGCTATGATTCGAATTTCTTAGGCGTAGCCATTCCGCTACCTCAGCCTAAAAATAAAATACTCAAGCAAATTGCGATGTTGAAAGACAAAACGATTGAACTTAAATATTTTAATTACAGTATAATATTCAATGCAGTATTCAAAATGCCCTTAATTAGTGCGGTAAATGTGGAAGGTGATGCATCGAAAAGACTGGATGATAGTAAGAGAAATGATGATTGGTTGAGAGATAATCGTATCGATATAGAATGCCAGCTATTTGACAAATTCTATTCTAAATCAAACTTTGACAAAGGGCATATGAGCCGTTTTGAAGATGCAAATTGGGGTGATACAAAATCCGATGCTTTAAGAAATGGCATACATACTTGCTTTTATACTAATGCCTGCCCTCAGGTTGTTGCTCTTAATAGGGCTGCTGGTATATGGGGGAAACTTGAAAAAGCGGTGTTAGAAAAAGGAATAACCAAGGAAGCTGGAAAACAAGCTAAAATGACTGTGTTCAACGGTCCGATCTTTAACGAAGAGAAAGATAGGATTTTTAAAGGAGTCGTTATCCCTATAGAATTTTATAAAGTTATTGTCTGGCTTGATGATAATAACAAACCAAAGGCTACTGCATTTAAGCTTTCCCAAGAAATGCTTGTTGATCCAATCAAATTTGATGAAAGCATGCGTGTAGAGCAAGAAGCCTTGGATATTGACAAAGATGTAAAGTTTAAAAATTTTCAGTGTAGCATAAAAATGCTAAGCAGATTAACTAATATTGATTTTAAGGCACTTGAGAAATTTGATACATTCAAAACTCAAGATGGCTCAGAAGAATTCGTAATTGAAAGTACAGATAAACTTGTCATATCCTAA
- a CDS encoding helix-turn-helix transcriptional regulator has product MAKEKLQVQNEDLKRLGDRIRTLRIKKGYSNYESFAYDHNIARAQYGKYENGENLRYTSLLRVIKALGVSIQEFFSEGFE; this is encoded by the coding sequence ATGGCAAAAGAAAAGCTTCAGGTTCAGAATGAAGACCTCAAACGATTGGGTGATCGCATCCGTACCCTACGGATTAAAAAAGGCTATAGCAACTATGAGAGTTTTGCCTACGATCATAATATTGCCCGTGCACAATACGGCAAATATGAGAACGGAGAAAATCTTCGATATACAAGCCTTTTAAGGGTTATAAAAGCTCTGGGTGTATCCATTCAGGAGTTCTTTTCGGAAGGATTTGAATAG